The Cyprinus carpio isolate SPL01 chromosome B19, ASM1834038v1, whole genome shotgun sequence DNA window AGCCAATTGTCCCattacttttggtcccttaaaaagtGGGAGGCACATATACAAACTGTTGTAATTCCTACACCGTTCACGTGATTTGGATGTAAATATCCTCAAATGAAAGCTGAAAGTCTGCAGTTAAAGCAcatcttgtttgtttcatttcaaatccattgtggGGGTGTATAGAGCCAAAAAGATTAGAATTGTGTAGATGTCCCAATatttatggacctgactgtaAGTACATACTAAGTTTGTGATAAtctcattttttttactttagtgaCACTCTCATAAATTTACTACTAATAATCTATTAACACCAAACTCTAAGATTCTGTAAATGGCTCaacataaatcactttttaaaaaatgtttaccttGGTATTCTTAGGATCAGATAGCCAGTACTGAGCTGGCACGTATAGCTGGAGAATTTGATGAAGGGGGGAGCCTGACAGAGGGACCCGGGAACAAGGGGGACGACTTGCTGGCTATGATGGACGAGCTCTAAAGGTCAGTGACTGCGGACTGTGAGTCAGGATACATGTGGTGATTCtgaaatgttaaagaaaaataagGTAGGTTTGGAAATGCCTAGCATTTATATGTTCAAAACATGATGAAGAACAAGCTGGAAGCAAAATCGCATTCTAATGGGTTGAGTTTAGGATTTCCTAAATGATGcgttgttttaaactttaaagtggttgaaaaaaatgcttgaaaaaatgttgaaaattaaaaaagttttgtttcttctgaatttgttttcataaaaacactTGCATCTTGAATGTCAGTTTAATATGTCTTACTTGATTGACATGCAATGACTGATTCATCTCTTTATGTAGTTTATTAGCAGCAAAATGAAAGTCAATCATTTTGAGTTCAGTGGAACAGAGGGTGTTTCATTCTGCCCACAGAAAACCACACCGACATACATTCAGACAAGTGTCAACAATAACACCTTCAATATAAAGAGACTGAAATGTTGAACTGTGTTCTCAGGATAATTTATACATGTCAGGTTGGGAGCAAGATGTCACATGGgttagatttatttgtatttttttctctattcctTTCTCTGGGCTATTTATTGACATTCTCTATATCAGCACAAAACTTTTAGCAAAGCACATGTAAATGTGTAGCCTATGTACTGTGCACAATGTTTTAACATGAAAGTCTAAAATGTAAGCACATAGCTAATAAGGGTGTGGGAGAAGAAAAATTCTTTGATACAAATAATTAGCTACAATTAAATCACAAGGTTTGTGTGGTATTTTTGCATGTTATCATTAGTATTTCATTGTTCCATCATTGTTTTACTGTTCCGATTTAGCCATTAAATAACATAACGTTACTGGTATGTTGCTTTTTTCAGACAGTAATTCACATATCATCAAACAAAGCTATTCTCAAATCAACAGTATGCCCATTGTGACAACGTGCCCCGCTACAGCAGTGAACCGCTTTCTTCATGATCAACGGCTGAAACAGCTGACTTTCAAGAATACATTTACCCTgagaaataaacactgaaaaaggATGCCAACTAGCCCTAGTTTCTCCTACATTTAACTCGctggagcaaaaaaaaacatctcggttacgtatgtaaccacagttccctgaatagggaacgagatgctgcggtgacgtcaccgtatgggaacaccttcggtgtgacgaatgtctgaagccctataccatctcgccaatcctattggccaaatagcgcttggcaccgccctacgcatgcgtacgcatcgtatacccgggcgccgcgcgctatttcgctcagattttcatgaactgaagagaagaacgctatcaggtatggaacggccgggaccgcagcatctcgttccctattcagggaactgtggttacatacgtaaccgagatgttccctttcataggtcacttcgatgctgcggtgacgtcaccgtatgggaaccctataccataacgcctgacgtacctgatagctgggatccaaggaagcatctgctcaagcggagagaacccgggagccaggagccgtccttacatccagactgtaaaactttataaaagtgctcggtgaggaccatcctgccgcagcatagatatcagccatagaagatccactgagggccgcctgagaggaagcgactgctctagtggaatgagctttgactcctagaggcgaggcgagaccgcgcgcctcataggctaaagatattgcctccaccaaccaatgggacatgcgttgctttgtgacagcatggcctctattcttatgtccaaaacagacaaacagctggtcggactcacgccatgaggctgatcgatcgacataagtcttaaccgctctgacagggcaaagacttagatcttctgatcctatcccagcagggggtaaagcctccaggaccgtctgctgaaaatgaaaggggttcgaagcgactttagggacataattaggcctcggtcgcagcaataccttcacaaagcctggtgcaaaatccatgcacgacggcgaaacagaaagagcctgtaaatccccaactctcttgagggaggataaggccataagaagaactgtcttcaaggtcaggattttatccgaTACGGTTtcccaagggctcaaacggatgtcctgatagaccttgcagtacaatagataaatcccatgagggaactcgcacagggcggaaaggcctcagccgtcgcgcaccttgtaaaaagcgagagaccagcggatgacggcccactgaagcaccatccatatatacgtggttagctgaaatggctgccacataaactttcaaagttgctggcgttacaccatcagagaaacggtcttgaaggaactccagtactgaagccactgggcagtaaactgggtctatactacgaaaaccacaccaggtcataaacagcttccatttgaaagcatataagcgtctcgtagatgctgctctggaattcataatagtctcggaggtttccgcagaaagaccgggacatattaactcactccgctcagaggccacgcccacagtttccacagatctggcctcgggtgccaaatcatccctcgtgcttgcgatagtaagtcctgtctgaggggaatctcccatggagagcccactattagactgaccagttccgcaaaccacggctgtgtgggccaccacggagccaccagcagcagctgctccactctgtccagccgtatcctggacaacaccgctggaattaaacgaattggaggaaaagcatacaagctggtcctgggccaatcgtgagctaacgcatccaggcctaggggcgatggagggcatagggagaaccacagcgggcaatgcgtagtcgtgctcgacgcgaataagtccactctcgcctctccgaatatctgccataaaaggctcaccgtctgtgggtgtaatctccattccccctgctccagagtctgtctggatagcagatccgctccgacgttcaaacgtccggggacatgaactgctcggatcgatagaaatctgttccgagaccaaagaagaatactcctcgccagcctgcacagggggcgagagcgtaaccctccttgatgattcaggtatgacacaaccgccatgttgtctgacctgagtagtacatgacggccggtcagcagatttgagaaatactggagagctagaaaaaactgccagtagttccaacctgtttatgtgccaaccgcgttgtgtcgctgtccacactccatgagctgggcgcccttgacaaacagctccccaaccggtcaaagacgcgtccgtcgtgacagtctctcgggaagcacaaatccccagacgaactccggctagaaggaactcggttgacatccactgttttattgacataacacacctccgtgtcaccgaaatcgtacgatgcggaaaacaacggggtgaaatgttctgacttgtcgtccaccactgaaaagggcgcatgtgaagtaagcccagacgaattacaggggatgccgctgccatcagacctaacagcctggagacacaaactcaccgtcactgtgcggcctactttgaagtgacgcacgcatgacgtgagagactgaacgcgcgggagagatagtctggctgtcatcgcgcgagagtccaaatctattcccagaaaggttatccgttgagaggggattaaaacactcttctggaaattcgtgcataagcccaggcttcttaaatgattcagcactaaatctcggtgagagagtgcttgagtctgtgattgagctagcaccagccaatcgtccaagtaattcaacacacgaacgccctggagccgcaacggggccagagctgcgtccatgcattttgaaaaagttcggggagccagggctaagccgaacggaagaacacggtattgatacgctttgccctctaaagcgaatctgaggaacttcctgtgtctcttgatgatctgaatatgaaaatatgcatccttcagatcgatcatgacaaaccaagtgtttggttgaatctgagacaaaatggactttacccgttaacatcttgaatttgctcgtcctgagtgcaagattcaaacggcgtagatccaatatgggtcgcaaaccgccccctttttttggtacaacaaaatagcggctgtaaaaacctgactccatctgagaggggtgtacttcttcaatagcccctttcttcagcagagctgtcatttcttgccgcagcaccgcgacttcctctggtttcacaaccgtgggaagaattccgcggaaaggaggcgggccttttcgaaactgaatggtgtatccgagacgaatcgtgcgtaacacccattgcgaaatgccgggcaagcgttcccacgcgcggcccgaaatagcgtcagtggtttcaaggtttccgcctttttcagcgttttcatacgcgttaacatgcccgaatacggaaagctcgcggcgtccgtaagccggggaagcgcgtgcgtcaaatccgctgcatctcgttgtgtataatcctgaagcgtgtccacggcaggaattaatccaacaagatgaacatcgggctctgccgctagcgaaaaagcggcggctgtatgagccgtcataaacgggccgtctttgccagacccttgtagcgttcctcggattctgaaggctgaatcgcgCAGAGGTGCTGAGGAAACGCCTGACATGGTTACTCGATCCAATGCTTCTAGAAGCGCCTttttgcggcgagacagtcaatgttagagcgtggggactgcagtgagagggttggatgcgcgaaaacggtccaatagcgctctctagcggagggcacagtccctggcaagcagcgagaatatcaggagctgctattaggagcccgagagcgagaggcattagccgtcgaactcaggtctaatcttttccgctgtcgctggcgagctggtggaaaagccttaggaccccagtccttacgagggggcgccataggcgaaggctcttcccgtgaggcagcccgttggcggtttgaagaggttgaacgagaccgcgcgggcgcctgccgccgttcagtctccctgggtctgcgtggaatcagctggcggaaaggGGCTGATTGCTttttcgctgccctaaatttatccaccaccgacgtaactgcctctccaaacaaacggtccttagaaatgggcgcgtccatgagaaaagatttatccttttctttgatatcggtgagattcagccaaaggtggcgctcgaccgtaatcaaaccagccatggaacggcccactgcccgagcagtatgtttggtagcgcgtagcgccaaatccgttgcccgacgcagctctttcacagcctcgggtgtgatgccctcccccccctcgtcgagatcctttaaaagctctcgcttggtaggcctggaggaccgccatagagtggagcgatgcggccgcctggccagcagccatgtaagatttcccgacgaggctagacgtgactcgacacgccttcgaaggaaggagggggcgagacttccatgccgtggccgaattaggcgccagatgttcggcgagagtctcctcaaccggaggcatcgctgtatagccacggttcgccatatctgaaatggtggcgaaatccgcagccgcagcgttcgtgatgcgcgccgagtagggctgcttccaggacctcgaaacctcctggtggaggtccgggaaaaaaaggcaggggcctacggggctgcgcGGGAGCACGACTAGTCAAaaaaaacggtcgtccagcttagatgaaggttgggcctcggccttctcaacctcccagtccagtcccagcttacccaccgcacgagagaccacatccaacagctcgctgtaggagggagagacgcgcttctcctgtccgctaggagggagagggctgtccgtatctgccacgaagtcctcagactccgaagccgcggtggataagacgtcgtcgtcgaactgcccacaaccgaaggagatagcatcgtatgcctccggggtgggctgtaaacccccgtccgagaacacaacgggttcgacgaaggtggcatcctgcactcgggtaggggagagcgagcgatgttggagaaaactccagcgccgcgctgtcgtcgtaagtgaggtcgcacatgtctccccaagccatcgcctcgtgcggtgcctcggcagccgcagaagcgacacggcgggggttagacgcgggggcgaccttggaaaacacttctaccctcgagcgcagtactttaagtcgcaggccatcacagtgggggacaagaggaaaggccactaagcgcagactgcgcgtgatgtaatcccaaacagactacgcacctttcgtgagtgtctcccttagtgatgaacctggtacacggttccttgcactttcgaaagctcatcgcgtccgcgaagaggagttaacactgctcgagaaaaccgctatgaacgcgagatgattccagagcacagatgattctctttcctgaaggaaatgaaatctgagcgaaatagcgcgcggcgcccgggtatacgatgcgtacgcatgcgtagggcggtgccaagcgctatttggccaataggattggcgagatggtatagggcttcagacattcgtcacaccgaaggtgttcccatacggtgacgtcaccgcagcatcgaagtgacctatgaaagggaactcgCTAGAGGGAGCGCGAGCGATTTCATCCGGAACCTCTTGATGACATCACTTTCCTCTGCGACAAAGCGCGGCGCTCGAAACCATTTAGGAGATAAACTAACATGATGTTTTGAGCACGTTAGAAAACGCAAAGCAAGGTAATAAAACAAGTACTTTTAACTCAAGTGGAATTTATGACTGATTctggttttaaaattaaatgattttgtaattatttcCTCTCTGAATGAATACAACTCTCGCGTGCGTCAATAAGGACGTGAAAGATAAAGTGGCAGCAGAGCTTATTTGCAAACGTGATTCGTGACTAGTATAGTTTTCAGTGATCACTAGTGACTGTCCGTTAAACAGTACTTCGCTCGATACTAGTATTTTTCTTGCATGTATCTAGGTAAGTTAGTCATTTAGTCTTTGCAACAAGTCACTATTTCAATAGTTACTTCCAAACTAAGAACTGTAACAGGATATATATTCTGCTGTATTTGACATTACTGCTTTTCATTCTATATTACACCTTGTTAGAGAACAAACCTGTTTTACATATTTCCCATGCAGTGTTGTGATTTGTCTGTCAGCAGAACCTCAGAAACCTGCAAGTGTGCacatgctcaaaaacatttaaacaaaaatgttgagCATGTAACTAATGGTGTAATACAAATCACACATTTATTGGGGGCTACCTTTTTATAATTAATTGGCAGAGAATCACTAGTTTGCTTTTCATCTTTGGtgtcataaaaagaaataaaaaagaaagtgattggTTGTTAAAGAAAGATGACATTGTCCACGTTAATGACTTCTCTGTGCACAGGTGAACATGGACGTGAGCCATTCCATTCGTGAACGCACCATCGCCGAGAACAGTCTGGTGATTCTTCTTCAGGGTCTGCATGGCCAGGTGACCACCGTTGACCTGCGAGACGAGAGCACGGCAAGGGGAAGCGTTATTAACGTGGACGCTTTCATGAACATCCGGCTGGAGAAGGTTCTGTACAGGGACAGACGTGGACGCGTGTCCAGTATGGACGACTTGTTCATCACGGGGCGAAATGTGCGTTATGTCCACATCCCAGACAGCATGAACATTATAGAGACGATAGAGACCCAGCTCGCCAAAATACACCGCGTGCGAAACTTTGGAGCAAGCGGTGGACGCAAAGAATACTCtaagaaaaaatagtttttatgagAAACTCATGTTTGTCTTGCAAATATATGGTTTTGTAATGcagtattaattttcattaagaAATGCAATCATGGAGAAAAATGTAATGCATAGTTTACTTTGAAAATGTTGCTAGTTGGAGACTGAAAGAGCTCTGAATATCATCTCTAGGAAAAGTGTGGG harbors:
- the LOC109060984 gene encoding U7 snRNA-associated Sm-like protein LSm10, producing the protein MDVSHSIRERTIAENSLVILLQGLHGQVTTVDLRDESTARGSVINVDAFMNIRLEKVLYRDRRGRVSSMDDLFITGRNVRYVHIPDSMNIIETIETQLAKIHRVRNFGASGGRKEYSKKK